The Thiorhodovibrio litoralis genome includes a window with the following:
- a CDS encoding IS630 family transposase, whose protein sequence is MTDYRLTTDQLQDLRAAHRKASNVREAYRINAVILLAEGFSPSEVAEALLMDPDTARSYFKNYRRGGLEQLMRMNYVGSEALLNEAQLAELDKHLQDHIYQTAEGVRSWVKEHLGVTFSLSGMTAVLHRLGYRYKKPKLVPGKPDEDKQKAFVEDYKALKENLQDQDVIIFMDAVHPHHNPVLAGGWIKRGKRGYVKSNTGRQRLNINGALNVADLKATVRFEDTINAETTIDLLRDVERQYPKASVITIFCDNAGYYKAKKVSDYLKTSKIELVPLPPYSPNLNLIERFWKFFKRKILYNTYYETFAEYEDACSEFFNNLEKHRDGLRSLLTDNFEIVPSI, encoded by the coding sequence ATGACCGACTACCGTCTCACCACTGACCAGCTTCAAGATCTGCGTGCCGCGCATAGGAAGGCGAGCAACGTGCGCGAGGCCTATCGCATCAATGCCGTGATCCTGTTGGCCGAGGGCTTCAGCCCCTCGGAGGTGGCCGAAGCGCTGTTGATGGACCCCGATACCGCGCGATCATACTTTAAAAACTATCGCCGCGGCGGGCTTGAGCAGCTGATGCGCATGAACTATGTGGGCAGTGAAGCGCTCCTGAACGAAGCACAGTTGGCGGAACTCGATAAGCATTTGCAAGATCATATCTATCAAACTGCTGAAGGCGTGCGCAGTTGGGTCAAAGAACACTTAGGTGTCACCTTCAGTCTCTCTGGCATGACCGCCGTGCTGCATCGTCTCGGCTATCGTTACAAGAAGCCCAAGCTGGTACCAGGCAAGCCCGACGAGGACAAGCAAAAAGCCTTTGTCGAGGACTACAAGGCGCTGAAGGAAAATCTTCAAGATCAAGACGTTATTATTTTCATGGACGCCGTCCATCCACACCACAACCCCGTCCTCGCTGGCGGATGGATCAAACGCGGCAAGCGTGGGTATGTGAAAAGTAATACCGGTCGGCAACGCCTCAACATCAATGGCGCACTCAATGTCGCCGATCTGAAAGCCACTGTTCGCTTTGAAGACACCATCAATGCCGAGACCACCATTGACCTGCTTCGCGACGTGGAGCGCCAGTATCCCAAGGCGTCCGTGATCACCATCTTCTGCGATAATGCGGGTTACTATAAAGCGAAGAAAGTAAGTGATTACCTGAAAACCTCAAAGATAGAGCTTGTTCCTCTTCCACCTTATTCACCCAATTTGAATTTAATAGAACGATTTTGGAAATTCTTTAAACGCAAGATTCTCTATAACACCTATTACGAGACATTCGCAGAATACGAAGATGCGTGCAGTGAATTTTTCAACAATCTGGAGAAACATCGAGATGGCTTAAGGTCACTGCTAACTGATAATTTCGAAATAGTGCCATCTATTTGA
- a CDS encoding glycosyltransferase, with translation MLNPKLKRVCFIINNLQIGGAERLLIETILKWQQRPHWELHLVLGDDRIDFDSISSCRLASLHILPMASTFRRILTLRQYFINHNIDVCVSHLERSNKTAAIAAMLARIPCVAVVHNINIYPPRAPSGVVAAAIYNLLCWRVVAVSDAVAEYLNRIGILSTKIKIINNGVDTEAFYHSYAYSFSLNPVTFLFIGRLVPAKNLSLLLAALGQFDRKCNRWKLIVIGNGVERHSLERQARDLHIVDKVSFIDAIPNPWVLLGDSSVLVFTSVREGMPMVLLEGMSIGLPIICSNVGQFPIVVTSENGIVFESGNLHALVDAMCAFSKLSIEEIRSMSIASRRLAAAYDINVCVDKYCSLAMNALENSR, from the coding sequence ATGCTAAATCCAAAACTGAAAAGAGTTTGCTTTATTATCAATAATCTGCAAATCGGAGGAGCCGAGCGTTTATTAATAGAAACAATACTGAAGTGGCAACAACGACCTCACTGGGAGTTACATTTAGTCCTTGGAGACGACCGGATCGACTTCGATTCCATATCTTCATGTCGACTGGCGTCTTTGCATATCCTGCCAATGGCGTCTACCTTTCGCCGTATTCTTACGTTGCGTCAGTATTTTATCAATCACAATATCGATGTGTGCGTTTCCCACCTTGAGCGCTCAAACAAGACTGCGGCGATTGCGGCAATGCTTGCTCGGATCCCTTGTGTTGCGGTAGTTCACAACATCAATATTTATCCACCAAGAGCGCCATCGGGGGTTGTCGCGGCGGCGATTTATAATCTGCTATGCTGGCGAGTAGTAGCGGTTTCTGATGCAGTTGCTGAGTATTTGAATAGAATAGGCATTTTATCAACAAAAATCAAAATCATCAATAACGGAGTCGATACCGAGGCATTTTACCATTCGTATGCCTATTCGTTTTCCTTGAATCCTGTTACCTTTCTTTTCATTGGGCGTCTCGTTCCCGCCAAAAATCTATCCTTATTACTTGCGGCTCTCGGGCAATTCGATAGGAAATGCAATCGCTGGAAATTGATTGTAATAGGTAATGGAGTCGAGCGTCATAGCCTGGAACGGCAAGCAAGGGATCTCCATATTGTTGATAAAGTGTCGTTTATTGACGCGATACCAAATCCATGGGTGTTGTTAGGGGACTCTTCTGTTTTAGTGTTCACCTCTGTTAGAGAAGGAATGCCGATGGTGTTATTAGAAGGCATGAGTATTGGCTTACCCATTATTTGTTCGAATGTAGGGCAATTTCCCATTGTTGTGACATCTGAAAATGGTATCGTTTTTGAGTCAGGCAATCTTCATGCTTTGGTTGATGCTATGTGCGCTTTTTCCAAATTATCTATTGAAGAAATTCGCAGTATGTCAATCGCTTCGCGCCGTCTAGCTGCCGCTTATGACATTAATGTCTGCGTTGATAAGTATTGTTCTTTAGCCATGAACGCACTGGAAAACAGTCGATAA
- a CDS encoding UDP-N-acetylglucosamine 1-carboxyvinyltransferase: MNAINSLTLLRSSLNGVVSLSGAKNSALRLLAASLLTSETVTLTNYPSGLLDAQVHVDMLTALGKTANLTSSNEIRISETRPIHSRLTWEGRLIRNTLLILGALTARFGEGSVPLPGGCKLGERKFDLHVMLLERLGARVWEEGDSLCASAPAGLIGAEIHLPLRSTGATENAILAGTLSKGITRIWNPHIRPEILDLIAMLRRMGAKIRVFGQEHIEITGVEGLRGAEHRVIADNMEAITWLAAAVITDGDIEIRDFPCRDLVVVLAHLRAAGAKLYPGENSLIVRGGACYPIEISTGPHPGINSDVQPILAAWAAKARGESRIIDLRFPGRYGYANEMARMGLRHEVEGDMLVIHGQGGGLHGAKVRALDLRAGAALALCGLAAEGKTVITDAWQISRGYVNFAEKLRSLGANVQSD, from the coding sequence ATGAACGCCATCAATAGTCTGACCCTTTTGCGCTCCTCGCTTAACGGCGTTGTCTCACTCTCCGGTGCCAAAAACTCCGCCTTGCGTCTGCTTGCCGCTAGCCTGCTTACCTCGGAAACGGTCACACTCACCAATTACCCCTCTGGTCTTCTGGATGCCCAAGTTCATGTGGATATGCTCACCGCTCTGGGCAAGACGGCTAATCTCACATCCAGTAATGAGATCCGCATCAGCGAAACCCGCCCAATACACAGCCGCCTGACCTGGGAGGGCCGCTTGATCCGCAACACGCTGCTGATCCTTGGCGCACTGACCGCACGGTTTGGCGAGGGTAGCGTGCCGCTGCCCGGTGGCTGTAAGCTGGGTGAGCGCAAGTTCGATCTGCATGTCATGCTGCTTGAGCGCTTGGGTGCTCGTGTCTGGGAGGAAGGTGACTCCCTCTGCGCATCGGCTCCCGCTGGGCTGATCGGGGCCGAGATCCATCTTCCGCTCCGTTCGACCGGCGCTACGGAGAACGCCATCCTAGCGGGTACGCTGAGTAAGGGGATCACCCGGATCTGGAACCCTCATATCCGCCCGGAGATTCTGGATTTGATCGCGATGCTTCGGCGCATGGGGGCGAAGATCCGAGTCTTTGGCCAAGAGCATATCGAAATCACCGGGGTTGAGGGGTTGCGGGGGGCGGAACATCGGGTGATTGCCGACAACATGGAAGCGATTACCTGGCTGGCCGCCGCCGTGATTACCGATGGCGATATCGAGATCCGCGATTTTCCCTGTCGTGATCTCGTTGTTGTACTGGCGCACCTGCGGGCAGCGGGGGCAAAGCTCTATCCGGGTGAAAACTCGTTGATTGTTCGCGGCGGGGCCTGCTATCCGATCGAGATCAGCACCGGCCCTCACCCGGGAATCAACTCGGACGTGCAACCGATTCTGGCGGCTTGGGCGGCTAAGGCCCGCGGCGAGTCGCGTATCATCGACCTGCGCTTTCCCGGACGCTATGGGTATGCCAACGAGATGGCTCGAATGGGTCTCCGCCACGAGGTGGAAGGTGACATGCTAGTTATCCATGGTCAAGGCGGTGGCCTTCATGGTGCTAAAGTCCGTGCACTAGATTTACGAGCGGGTGCAGCGCTTGCCCTTTGCGGATTGGCCGCTGAGGGCAAGACCGTGATCACGGATGCGTGGCAGATTTCGCGTGGCTATGTGAACTTTGCCGAAAAACTTCGGAGTCTGGGAGCCAATGTCCAATCAGACTGA
- a CDS encoding right-handed parallel beta-helix repeat-containing protein — MKTENNARKNINVHYVAILMFFSNICLANTITVDTAGNDSNPGTTALPVATLQKAIELAESDDVIEIKPGRYESTGGIKIDHKENITISGVIDNGGNIPEFMLMGGYVNGVEFGEETRNIVLENISLTWMSNEDGNVLAIAGSDITVRNNKLSFDQNSLATKYDGIKILATAKNILIQSNEISKAPQQCIDAVGGIGIVVRGNKLQNCDSGIVLKGGTSGNLIEFNFIRNMTHSGIGLGGTTLPEYSQAEYEISSTTARENIITYDDPNNIGGGIFLRGAENCTVENNSIYGPGIYIQAGGDPAKLNYKSANNVIKSNIVWRTGNDGILVVDAGNDLGLTLESNCYWKTTGSGEFKINGTWLSYASYLSDIKFDSESVFEDPAFLNPQDGDFIVPPTSPCFTKGADQSKFTKLDAAIPAPTLRIE, encoded by the coding sequence ATGAAAACTGAGAACAATGCACGCAAAAACATTAATGTTCATTACGTAGCGATTTTAATGTTTTTCTCTAACATCTGTCTAGCCAATACTATCACGGTAGACACGGCGGGTAATGATAGCAATCCTGGAACAACTGCGTTGCCGGTTGCAACATTACAAAAAGCGATAGAGCTTGCAGAGTCCGATGATGTGATAGAGATAAAACCTGGAAGATATGAATCAACCGGCGGAATCAAAATAGATCATAAGGAAAATATCACAATAAGTGGAGTAATTGACAATGGCGGCAATATCCCCGAATTCATGCTCATGGGTGGTTACGTTAACGGAGTAGAGTTTGGTGAAGAAACAAGAAATATTGTTCTCGAAAATATTTCTTTAACATGGATGTCTAATGAAGATGGTAATGTTCTGGCAATAGCGGGATCCGACATTACTGTAAGAAACAACAAACTATCATTTGATCAAAATTCGTTGGCGACTAAGTATGATGGAATTAAAATACTTGCAACTGCGAAGAACATTTTAATTCAAAGTAATGAGATATCAAAAGCGCCACAGCAATGCATTGATGCGGTCGGCGGTATAGGCATTGTCGTCAGAGGTAACAAATTGCAAAATTGCGATTCTGGCATCGTGTTGAAAGGAGGGACTTCTGGTAACTTAATCGAATTCAATTTTATTCGAAATATGACGCACAGCGGCATCGGTCTCGGTGGGACAACGCTGCCAGAATATAGTCAAGCCGAATATGAGATTTCTTCAACAACCGCGAGGGAAAATATCATTACTTATGATGATCCAAACAATATCGGCGGCGGTATTTTTTTAAGGGGGGCTGAGAATTGTACTGTAGAAAACAATTCTATTTATGGTCCTGGTATTTACATTCAGGCCGGTGGAGATCCAGCCAAGTTAAACTATAAAAGCGCCAATAATGTTATTAAATCCAATATTGTTTGGAGGACGGGGAACGACGGTATTTTAGTCGTCGACGCGGGAAATGATTTGGGTTTGACATTAGAAAGCAATTGTTACTGGAAAACCACTGGTTCTGGGGAGTTTAAGATTAACGGCACATGGCTATCTTATGCATCCTATCTCTCTGATATAAAGTTTGATTCGGAATCGGTATTTGAAGACCCAGCGTTTTTAAATCCCCAGGATGGTGACTTTATAGTGCCTCCGACAAGTCCATGCTTCACAAAAGGTGCAGACCAAAGCAAGTTTACTAAATTAGATGCCGCGATACCTGCACCGACCCTCAGAATTGAATGA
- a CDS encoding lipopolysaccharide biosynthesis protein, which translates to MNARLFGGPAKAVFQGMGTLALGTGLARLIGVASIPVLTRIYSPEDFGILSIFTAVISMIVPVLTLRYVVAIPLPRHDGMAMNIMALSAASIFTITLVISVGLWFFGPLLLGLMSMEVLAPYWWLIALGAFGIGTYELLSMWATRRKAYKDVAQTQVFQSAIGSLIKIGLGLLAIKPLGLLLGHVIAQSGGIGSFILRFWPDFRRTKRMITRQRMRFAAGYFRGFPVFRLPSQFLLVFSMQAPLLFTAAVYGADATGALGLALTALAFPMSLFGRTMGKAYYAEVASLGKNRVKEVRSLTISVIKRLFLFSLIPAVALFLMGPFFFQVIFGEEWILAGNIASVLSIYLVGQFISSPVVQLLDVFGRQSDYLLINVLRAIILIILFGAAHKWQLHIMTTFLVYSVGMFLFYILTMLRVMSFVRN; encoded by the coding sequence TTGAATGCTCGCCTATTTGGCGGGCCGGCTAAAGCGGTTTTTCAAGGAATGGGAACGCTGGCGCTTGGTACTGGGTTAGCGCGGCTGATTGGGGTTGCCTCGATCCCGGTGTTGACACGCATCTACAGCCCCGAGGACTTCGGCATACTATCGATTTTCACTGCGGTGATCTCTATGATCGTGCCGGTGCTGACGCTGCGCTATGTAGTCGCGATCCCGCTCCCTAGACATGATGGGATGGCAATGAACATCATGGCATTGTCCGCAGCCTCGATTTTTACCATCACGCTGGTGATCAGCGTCGGCTTGTGGTTTTTTGGCCCGCTACTGCTGGGGCTGATGTCGATGGAGGTTCTAGCCCCCTATTGGTGGCTAATCGCACTGGGAGCTTTTGGCATCGGAACATATGAGTTGCTGTCGATGTGGGCGACTCGACGCAAAGCTTATAAAGATGTCGCACAGACTCAAGTTTTCCAATCGGCAATTGGCTCGCTTATTAAGATTGGCTTGGGTCTGCTGGCGATCAAGCCCCTTGGATTGTTGCTCGGTCATGTTATCGCCCAAAGTGGAGGAATTGGATCATTTATCCTAAGGTTTTGGCCAGACTTTCGACGCACGAAGAGAATGATCACGCGACAACGCATGAGGTTCGCGGCAGGATACTTCCGTGGCTTTCCGGTCTTTCGGCTGCCGTCGCAGTTCTTGCTGGTGTTTTCGATGCAGGCCCCGCTTCTGTTTACAGCAGCGGTTTATGGTGCCGATGCGACTGGAGCACTTGGATTGGCGCTTACGGCATTGGCTTTTCCAATGAGCTTGTTCGGACGGACGATGGGTAAGGCGTATTATGCAGAGGTGGCAAGTCTAGGAAAAAATCGCGTTAAAGAGGTAAGGTCGCTCACTATTTCAGTCATCAAAAGGCTTTTTCTTTTTTCTTTAATTCCTGCTGTCGCTCTATTTCTTATGGGGCCCTTTTTTTTTCAAGTGATATTCGGTGAAGAATGGATATTGGCTGGTAATATCGCGTCGGTGCTTTCAATCTATCTTGTTGGTCAGTTTATCTCATCTCCAGTCGTTCAGCTTCTCGACGTTTTCGGGCGTCAATCTGATTATCTGTTAATAAATGTTTTGAGAGCCATTATTTTAATTATTTTATTTGGTGCTGCACACAAATGGCAGCTACATATTATGACGACTTTTTTAGTATACTCAGTTGGTATGTTCCTTTTTTACATACTAACAATGCTTCGCGTTATGAGCTTTGTTCGGAATTAA
- a CDS encoding glycosyltransferase family protein: MKVLYVISVFNEGSGGHYHSLDHISRAVAEVEDVSIVSIGKRESNTLSSSPHYRGNILFNGCNFIRLFKQLNDFLTKINPDIIHFFDAYSYSIVTLNPLYRRWPMLLTKCGGKNEIHYPKVAALTLFSKENLDYFLCQRKFKDAYICLIPHRVRQLSPPQELMPNVFTHDSNTFVFMRIARIGPSKHKSILDSIRLIENLRRSSAGVNVCLIVVGYLEDSNVFAGLMKEVGSKSLPVTFITDEKTSKRGSDCLIAADAVIGTGRGVMEASSLGLPILCPTNNSNIPILIKNEKMMHNFFDTNFSGRVTVDSATLNGNMLEIHKMICDLGHRKKLSALSKMFFRNHFDLSLAKDKYSHVYNDVIKINFNNFGDLFNKARYCLRCVRLM; the protein is encoded by the coding sequence ATGAAAGTTCTATATGTGATTAGCGTTTTCAATGAAGGGAGCGGAGGCCATTACCATTCTCTCGACCATATTTCACGAGCAGTAGCCGAAGTCGAGGACGTATCTATCGTCTCCATCGGAAAAAGAGAAAGCAATACGCTTTCCAGTAGCCCTCATTATCGAGGTAACATCCTTTTTAATGGATGCAACTTTATCCGATTATTTAAACAGCTAAATGATTTCCTGACTAAGATCAATCCGGATATTATCCATTTTTTTGATGCATATTCCTATTCTATCGTAACGCTGAATCCGTTGTATCGGCGCTGGCCAATGCTTCTAACCAAATGCGGCGGAAAAAATGAGATTCACTATCCAAAAGTAGCCGCTTTAACACTATTTAGTAAAGAAAACCTAGATTATTTTCTTTGTCAACGAAAGTTCAAAGACGCTTATATCTGCCTCATTCCTCATAGAGTGAGACAACTATCGCCTCCACAAGAACTGATGCCAAATGTTTTCACGCACGATTCAAATACGTTTGTTTTTATGAGAATAGCGAGGATCGGACCATCGAAGCATAAGAGTATTTTGGATTCCATTAGATTAATAGAGAATCTACGGCGATCATCAGCGGGCGTAAACGTCTGTCTGATTGTTGTTGGTTACCTTGAGGATTCGAACGTTTTTGCCGGATTAATGAAAGAAGTAGGATCTAAATCACTACCGGTGACATTTATTACAGACGAGAAAACAAGCAAACGCGGATCTGATTGCCTGATTGCAGCGGATGCAGTTATCGGAACGGGTAGAGGAGTAATGGAGGCGAGTTCGCTAGGTCTTCCGATTTTATGCCCAACAAATAATAGCAACATACCAATATTAATTAAGAACGAGAAAATGATGCATAATTTTTTTGATACTAATTTTTCTGGAAGAGTAACCGTTGATAGCGCGACTCTCAATGGTAATATGCTGGAAATACATAAGATGATATGTGACCTAGGCCATAGAAAAAAATTAAGCGCTCTATCTAAAATGTTTTTTAGAAATCATTTTGATCTGTCGCTTGCGAAGGATAAATACAGCCATGTTTATAATGACGTAATTAAAATCAATTTCAATAATTTTGGCGATTTATTTAATAAAGCAAGATATTGCTTGAGGTGTGTTCGACTTATGTAA
- the murB gene encoding UDP-N-acetylmuramate dehydrogenase, giving the protein MSNQTDRRDSGTTVSAAAIRDLKRICPGAVARDVSLASISRWRIGGTADVIVRPRNIDQLSRLRAWLHAQGLAQVVIGATTNLLFADEGLRAICIQVGEAFASLRVDGSKITAGAGVWVPQLARRAMEAGLAGIEHTCGIPGTLGGLICMNGGSQRKAIASNILYVFTVDEKGHSYTHRPDDLAFSYRASIFQESTETIVQAVLGLERTDDKRKIRRDMIETLKLRREKFPRKIPNCGSVFVSNPEMYREHGPPGVVIERLGLKGYTRGGAHISSRHANFILNQGAAKARDVLELISIVRARAKSDMGINLNTEVRYVHPAGTILSAHVACI; this is encoded by the coding sequence ATGTCCAATCAGACTGACAGGCGCGATTCGGGAACAACCGTCAGCGCAGCGGCGATTCGCGACCTGAAGCGGATCTGCCCTGGGGCGGTTGCCCGCGATGTTTCCCTCGCGAGCATCAGCCGCTGGCGTATCGGCGGCACTGCGGACGTGATCGTCCGCCCCCGAAACATCGACCAATTATCGAGGCTACGGGCCTGGTTACATGCTCAGGGGCTTGCCCAGGTGGTGATCGGCGCGACTACGAATCTGCTGTTTGCCGATGAAGGGCTGCGGGCAATTTGCATACAAGTAGGTGAAGCATTTGCGTCACTTAGGGTCGATGGCTCGAAGATTACAGCAGGTGCGGGGGTCTGGGTGCCACAACTTGCACGCAGGGCCATGGAAGCAGGCCTCGCAGGTATTGAGCATACCTGCGGCATTCCGGGCACGCTAGGCGGGTTGATCTGCATGAATGGTGGTAGTCAGCGCAAGGCAATTGCTAGCAATATCCTCTATGTCTTCACAGTCGACGAAAAGGGTCATTCATACACCCATCGACCGGATGATTTAGCTTTTTCTTATCGAGCATCGATTTTTCAAGAAAGTACGGAGACTATTGTTCAAGCGGTTCTGGGCCTGGAACGGACAGATGACAAAAGAAAAATCCGGCGTGATATGATCGAAACACTAAAGTTACGGCGCGAGAAATTTCCACGAAAAATACCAAATTGTGGTTCAGTGTTTGTCAGCAATCCTGAAATGTATCGAGAGCATGGTCCGCCAGGTGTTGTGATCGAGCGTTTGGGTCTGAAAGGATATACTCGTGGCGGTGCGCACATTTCAAGTCGGCACGCCAATTTCATTTTAAATCAGGGGGCCGCAAAAGCTCGGGATGTGCTCGAATTGATCTCGATTGTGCGGGCTCGCGCCAAAAGTGACATGGGAATAAATCTAAATACCGAAGTTCGGTACGTGCATCCTGCTGGGACGATTCTTTCAGCTCATGTTGCATGCATATAA
- a CDS encoding O-antigen ligase family protein, which produces MLLESTIELIGVALTPVLVVGIFLRPQILLWYLVLDSWVVIRISQISIFIPALTFNRIMVFVGIIVLVMQKVGARKKAPPSLFTLPSLIMFFFIFYCLFSYYSYAHSINTLLLNNLIFFVLCLFLIESKKNNEVLATVSIIATIVAFLLGGSTLANILINMDLAQRSIAGNRNQTGVYLILCLSFLIPYRMSLGRSQLLARLTVSLAIVVASISVILGLGRMTTFAFIVIMSYFIFRGYISKTTIVVSLFIILLVGLLHGDFLVSFSEKLLRLPSASIEKLDDQQLGALTSGRNVLYEQAWKLYQGNTLFGAGFDKWVYVQEARFGRSTSLHSRWLQILIETGVLGIALYGSLYFFSFGSLGKRSGSRLLRDALGAGLFVFFVAGITDNHGFNDRIFYFIVALIADFSTKRKIPNIRVSTQHLLKGAYMDNPRPR; this is translated from the coding sequence ATGTTACTTGAGTCAACAATTGAACTTATTGGCGTCGCATTGACTCCTGTACTTGTTGTCGGCATTTTTCTGCGTCCCCAAATTCTTTTATGGTACTTGGTGCTTGATTCATGGGTTGTTATTAGAATTAGCCAAATATCGATATTTATTCCCGCACTTACATTCAATCGGATCATGGTTTTCGTTGGAATTATCGTATTAGTTATGCAAAAAGTCGGGGCTCGAAAAAAAGCGCCACCATCACTTTTTACATTACCATCCTTAATCATGTTTTTTTTCATCTTTTACTGCCTCTTTTCTTATTATAGTTATGCGCACTCTATCAACACACTCTTACTTAACAATCTTATTTTTTTTGTTCTTTGCCTATTTTTAATAGAAAGTAAAAAAAACAACGAGGTACTTGCTACCGTGAGCATAATTGCGACTATTGTTGCGTTTCTGTTAGGAGGATCGACACTAGCTAATATTTTAATAAATATGGATCTCGCTCAGCGTAGTATCGCCGGAAACCGTAATCAGACAGGAGTCTATTTGATCCTTTGCCTAAGCTTTTTGATTCCATACCGAATGTCGCTTGGGCGCTCTCAATTGTTGGCTCGCCTCACAGTTTCCCTGGCAATTGTCGTTGCTTCCATTTCTGTTATCCTCGGCTTAGGAAGAATGACGACTTTTGCATTTATAGTCATCATGTCCTATTTTATTTTTCGCGGATATATTTCCAAGACAACGATAGTTGTCTCACTCTTTATAATTCTTTTGGTGGGATTATTGCACGGCGATTTTCTGGTAAGCTTTTCCGAAAAGCTATTGCGTCTTCCGAGCGCAAGTATTGAAAAGCTAGACGACCAACAACTCGGGGCCTTGACGTCTGGTCGGAACGTATTGTATGAGCAAGCGTGGAAATTATATCAAGGCAATACGTTGTTTGGCGCGGGTTTCGACAAATGGGTATATGTTCAGGAGGCCAGGTTTGGCAGAAGTACCTCCCTGCATTCTCGCTGGCTACAAATACTTATTGAAACGGGTGTGCTAGGAATTGCGCTCTACGGTTCGCTATACTTCTTTAGCTTTGGGTCATTAGGCAAACGCTCTGGCTCCAGACTGCTACGAGACGCGCTAGGGGCAGGTTTATTTGTTTTTTTTGTTGCTGGCATCACCGATAACCACGGATTCAATGATCGTATCTTTTATTTTATCGTCGCCTTGATCGCTGATTTCAGTACGAAGCGCAAGATACCTAACATTAGGGTATCGACTCAGCACCTCTTGAAAGGGGCATACATGGATAATCCAAGGCCCCGATAA
- a CDS encoding ISAs1 family transposase: MPSATALDHALTRHFAPLVDPRNPTQRRHILLEMIVIAIAAILGGAEGFAAIAQFGRSKEAWLRQFLDLPNGIPSHDTFGRVFSLIEPAAFQACFRSWAESIRELIPAEVVAIDGKTLRHSFDRARGLGALHMVSAWATANRMVLGQVATEAKSNEITAIPKLLELLCLRGCIVTIDAMGCQKAIAAQIIDQGGDYLLALKGNQGHLVEEVNEAFIEADARGYAGLVSEGVETRDSGHGRVETRRYRTLEDLSAVPHSEGWKGMNMIGMVQSERTCNGKITQETRYYIGSCGINADTFATAARGHWGIENAVHWCLDIGFREDESRLREPIARENFAVLRHLALTRLKKDSTHKLGIHNKRLTAGWNEKYLGKLLFEPPDPPRRKTMSGDSNISGP, encoded by the coding sequence ATGCCATCTGCTACTGCCCTTGATCACGCACTCACGCGGCACTTTGCCCCACTTGTCGATCCGCGCAACCCCACGCAGCGGCGGCACATTCTTCTGGAGATGATCGTGATCGCCATCGCCGCTATTCTTGGCGGGGCCGAGGGCTTCGCGGCGATCGCACAGTTTGGGCGCAGCAAGGAGGCATGGCTGCGGCAGTTTCTGGACTTGCCCAATGGGATTCCGTCCCACGATACCTTCGGGCGGGTGTTTTCGCTGATCGAGCCGGCGGCCTTTCAAGCCTGCTTCCGCTCGTGGGCCGAATCGATTCGCGAACTGATCCCGGCGGAGGTGGTGGCCATTGATGGCAAGACCCTGCGTCACTCCTTTGATCGGGCACGCGGACTGGGGGCATTGCATATGGTCAGCGCATGGGCCACGGCGAACCGGATGGTGCTGGGACAGGTTGCCACCGAAGCGAAGTCCAACGAGATCACCGCGATTCCGAAGTTGCTGGAACTGCTCTGCCTGCGCGGATGCATCGTCACGATCGATGCCATGGGCTGCCAGAAAGCCATTGCCGCGCAAATTATCGACCAAGGCGGCGACTACTTGCTGGCCCTCAAAGGCAACCAAGGTCACCTGGTCGAAGAGGTCAATGAAGCGTTCATTGAAGCCGATGCGCGCGGCTATGCCGGACTGGTCTCTGAGGGCGTTGAAACGCGCGACAGCGGACATGGCCGCGTCGAAACCCGTCGCTACCGCACGCTTGAAGACCTCAGCGCGGTGCCACACAGCGAAGGCTGGAAGGGGATGAACATGATCGGCATGGTGCAGAGTGAGCGCACCTGCAACGGCAAAATCACGCAAGAGACACGCTACTACATCGGGAGCTGTGGCATCAACGCCGACACCTTTGCTACAGCCGCGCGCGGCCATTGGGGGATCGAAAACGCGGTTCACTGGTGTCTGGATATCGGCTTTCGCGAAGATGAGTCGCGCCTGCGCGAGCCGATTGCACGGGAGAACTTCGCGGTCTTGAGACATCTTGCCCTGACTCGGCTGAAAAAGGACTCCACGCATAAACTGGGGATTCACAACAAGCGATTGACGGCTGGGTGGAATGAGAAATACCTGGGAAAACTGCTTTTTGAGCCGCCCGATCCGCCACGGCGGAAGACGATGTCAGGCGACTCGAATATTAGTGGACCTTGA